A genomic segment from Nitrospira sp. encodes:
- a CDS encoding Thioredoxin 2, translating to MNEKLHIVCPHCRSINRVPASRVTERPTCGHCHSPLFTGHPIGLTSADFDLHVSRGDIPLVVDFWASWCGPCRMMAPAFEQAAKTLEPQVRLAKVNTEEEQALAARFGIVSIPTLMVFHGGREVARQAGAMGVQDIVHWVRAHT from the coding sequence ATGAACGAGAAGCTTCACATTGTCTGCCCCCATTGCCGAAGTATCAATCGTGTTCCGGCGTCCCGTGTGACGGAGCGGCCGACCTGCGGGCATTGCCACTCACCACTCTTTACCGGGCATCCGATCGGATTGACGTCGGCGGATTTCGACCTCCATGTGTCGCGCGGGGATATCCCGTTGGTCGTGGACTTCTGGGCGTCATGGTGTGGCCCTTGCCGAATGATGGCGCCGGCCTTTGAGCAAGCCGCGAAGACGCTGGAGCCGCAGGTTCGCCTGGCCAAGGTGAACACGGAAGAAGAGCAAGCGCTGGCGGCGCGCTTCGGCATCGTCAGTATCCCGACGCTGATGGTCTTTCACGGTGGACGGGAGGTGGCGCGACAGGCGGGGGCTATGGGTGTGCAGGACATCGTGCATTGGGTGCGAGCACACACCTGA